The Nocardioides salarius genome includes a region encoding these proteins:
- a CDS encoding carboxymuconolactone decarboxylase family protein, with product MPRISYVPMDQMDDQMRAEMERCARDGTPRPESSAVRAHSPEVFKTFTDYWHATFRSGELDHAIKELCRLYITRTTNCQFCGNQRSSSAALPEYADDDLLNFEDAESYDERQKAALAYAQAIAWGEQDLDGLWSRLHEHFTETELVELGCFVALTFGQQSWIRLLGIGHQEYAVEGISSTTGLAPGVAASHG from the coding sequence ATGCCCCGCATCAGCTACGTGCCGATGGACCAGATGGACGACCAGATGCGCGCCGAGATGGAGCGCTGCGCCCGCGACGGCACGCCCCGCCCGGAGAGCTCGGCGGTGCGCGCGCACTCCCCCGAGGTCTTCAAGACCTTCACCGACTACTGGCACGCCACCTTCCGCTCCGGCGAGCTCGACCACGCCATCAAGGAGCTGTGCCGGCTCTACATCACCCGCACGACCAACTGCCAGTTCTGCGGCAACCAGCGCTCCTCGAGCGCGGCGCTGCCGGAGTACGCCGACGACGACCTGCTCAACTTCGAGGACGCCGAGTCCTACGACGAGCGCCAGAAGGCCGCGCTGGCCTACGCCCAGGCGATCGCCTGGGGCGAGCAGGACCTGGACGGGTTGTGGTCGCGCCTGCACGAGCACTTCACCGAGACCGAGCTGGTCGAGCTGGGCTGCTTCGTGGCGCTGACCTTCGGCCAGCAGTCGTGGATCCGCCTGCTCGGCATCGGCCACCAGGAGTACGCCGTCGAGGGCATCTCGTCGACGACCGGGCTGGCACCGGGCGTGGCGGCGTCGCATGGCTGA